A single genomic interval of Treponema sp. J25 harbors:
- a CDS encoding CapA family protein → MKKRYSSGPRGLLFLLVGMGLFSACTKEQDIILYLSPGDGELVQSLSPLPSPWRLKIITLPGKAEGAPPPSHGRADPLSPGTPIDPVSPVGGAQGRKETGPGPTLEIHRLFQYEEPLFKERVGDSYVVLASRVYAPRASVLDEGGSLPLSEVLLRMDGDPDAVVPLANITLPYKALKVDGLLPAEPGYPLIKKVVLLLRFPPGGPFSDGASQRLRGWFASLPRSTPPSTKVYTLAFVGDIMPGRGVDTILLENRRGLEQVFGDTLPLLLRHDLCLGNLEGALTEHARRVPKSYNFKFPPPILPLLKRAGFAYLSLTNNHIYDYGEVGLLDTLKAFEQYRMGTSGIGRTLAEATNPWWWPQSQENPPNPLEMTGKSPESEAPLQKPVSPNKIGEGLSSQESPSWWSSGGEGPWLAVFSLGAYPREKNGFDGERLAAVDAGRPGILWAREEHLQALRPFLQEAPFSVVMIHGGTEWSSTPSKEQRSLYRRLIDEGADLVVGSHPHVIQGMEAYRGSPIAYSLGNFLFPGMGDMPGAQDSCILSVGIYEGKVRYVECIPVTLNDTGVRLEKGERIRRTFYELSRALQ, encoded by the coding sequence ATGAAAAAACGGTACTCCTCGGGGCCGAGGGGCCTTCTGTTTCTCCTGGTTGGCATGGGACTTTTCTCTGCCTGTACAAAAGAACAGGACATAATCCTGTACCTTTCTCCAGGGGATGGGGAACTGGTTCAAAGCTTATCCCCCTTGCCGTCTCCCTGGCGTTTAAAGATTATTACCCTCCCAGGCAAAGCTGAAGGGGCTCCCCCACCTTCTCATGGAAGGGCTGACCCTCTTTCCCCCGGGACACCCATCGACCCGGTTAGCCCGGTAGGTGGGGCTCAAGGGAGAAAGGAAACTGGACCGGGGCCAACCCTTGAAATTCATCGCCTGTTTCAGTACGAGGAACCTCTCTTTAAAGAACGGGTGGGGGATTCCTATGTGGTTCTTGCCTCCCGGGTCTATGCTCCCCGCGCCTCTGTGCTGGATGAAGGGGGTTCTCTGCCATTATCAGAAGTGCTCCTCCGTATGGATGGAGACCCCGACGCGGTGGTTCCCCTCGCGAATATTACTCTTCCGTACAAGGCCCTCAAGGTTGATGGGCTTTTGCCGGCAGAGCCGGGGTACCCCCTTATTAAAAAGGTGGTGCTCCTTTTGCGGTTTCCCCCTGGGGGGCCTTTCTCTGATGGGGCCTCCCAACGGCTCCGTGGGTGGTTTGCGTCCCTTCCCCGGAGCACTCCTCCATCGACGAAGGTGTATACTCTGGCCTTCGTAGGGGACATCATGCCAGGGCGAGGGGTTGATACCATTCTCCTGGAGAATCGGCGAGGACTCGAGCAGGTTTTTGGCGATACCTTACCACTCCTTCTCCGACATGACCTCTGTCTTGGGAACCTGGAAGGGGCCCTTACTGAACATGCCCGGCGGGTTCCCAAATCCTATAATTTTAAGTTTCCTCCTCCCATCCTTCCCCTGCTTAAGCGGGCGGGTTTTGCCTATCTCTCGCTTACTAACAATCATATCTATGATTATGGTGAAGTGGGGCTCCTTGATACCCTCAAGGCCTTTGAACAGTACCGGATGGGAACCTCCGGTATCGGTCGAACCCTTGCCGAAGCAACGAACCCCTGGTGGTGGCCCCAGTCCCAGGAGAATCCTCCCAATCCCCTTGAAATGACGGGTAAATCCCCTGAGTCCGAAGCTCCCCTTCAAAAACCTGTTTCCCCTAACAAAATCGGGGAGGGCCTTTCTTCCCAGGAAAGCCCTTCCTGGTGGAGTTCCGGCGGCGAAGGTCCCTGGCTTGCGGTTTTTTCTCTGGGGGCCTATCCCCGGGAAAAAAACGGCTTCGATGGGGAACGTCTGGCCGCGGTGGACGCCGGCCGTCCCGGGATTCTCTGGGCTCGGGAGGAACACCTCCAGGCCCTGCGGCCCTTTTTACAGGAGGCCCCTTTCTCGGTGGTGATGATCCATGGGGGCACCGAATGGAGTTCTACCCCTTCAAAAGAACAGCGGTCTCTGTACCGGCGTCTTATCGATGAGGGGGCAGACCTGGTGGTGGGAAGCCATCCCCATGTGATTCAAGGGATGGAAGCGTACAGAGGAAGCCCTATCGCCTACTCTCTGGGGAACTTCTTGTTTCCTGGCATGGGAGATATGCCCGGGGCACAGGATTCCTGTATCCTCTCGGTTGGGATATACGAGGGAAAGGTCCGATACGTGGAATGTATCCCGGTTACATTAAACGATACGGGGGTTCGTCTTGAAAAGGGCGAAAGGATTCGGCGGACCTTTTATGAACTTTCTCGGGCTCTCCAATAA
- a CDS encoding L-threonylcarbamoyladenylate synthase, which yields MQILSSSRLDIEKAAQALLEGLLVAFPTETVYGLGADARNPHALARVFEAKRRPAFDPLIIHLARREELEQVANVGALPESRRALVAVLAENLWPGPLTLVLPKQDWVPDLATSGLPTVAVRVPAHPVAQALLQTAGIPVAAPSANPFGYLSPTCVAHVASQLGERVDYIIDGGPCMVGVESTVLDMTGDVPRILRPGGTPQEKIEALIGPVAVVDRTSARPTAPGQLPSHYAPRAELILYDPGQIPPLTELVGAYLGTTGQPDAAAGAHCEKDTQAPAEVVASPVAHATETAAAIETIETKPANVSAPFGASLHQRPIRWGFLFFDTPSRDAWYDRSGLRPGPAQEKSEWLTAGQELSCVIQVLSSHSDVVEGAANLFRMLHHFDERGVSCIFAERVPNRGVGVAVNDRLFKARGAAKRGGRE from the coding sequence ATGCAGATTCTGAGTAGTTCTCGCCTGGATATAGAAAAGGCCGCCCAGGCCTTACTGGAGGGTCTCCTCGTGGCTTTCCCCACCGAAACGGTCTATGGCCTTGGGGCCGATGCCCGCAATCCCCACGCCCTGGCCCGGGTGTTCGAGGCAAAACGGCGGCCCGCCTTTGATCCCCTTATTATCCACCTGGCCCGGCGGGAAGAACTCGAGCAGGTGGCTAATGTAGGGGCCCTTCCCGAATCGCGACGGGCCCTGGTAGCGGTCCTGGCGGAAAACCTGTGGCCCGGGCCTCTTACGCTGGTACTGCCGAAACAGGACTGGGTTCCCGATCTGGCCACCAGTGGTCTTCCCACGGTGGCGGTGCGGGTTCCGGCCCATCCGGTGGCCCAGGCCTTGCTCCAGACGGCGGGAATACCCGTGGCGGCCCCCAGTGCCAATCCCTTTGGGTACCTGAGCCCCACCTGCGTAGCCCATGTGGCTTCTCAACTGGGAGAACGGGTGGATTACATTATCGATGGGGGCCCCTGTATGGTGGGGGTGGAATCGACGGTTCTTGATATGACCGGCGATGTTCCCCGGATTCTGCGGCCCGGGGGAACCCCCCAGGAAAAGATAGAGGCCCTCATCGGCCCCGTGGCAGTCGTGGATCGAACCAGTGCTCGGCCCACCGCCCCGGGCCAGCTGCCGAGCCACTATGCACCCCGGGCAGAGCTTATTCTCTACGACCCCGGGCAGATTCCTCCCCTTACCGAACTCGTGGGGGCCTACCTCGGCACTACGGGCCAACCTGACGCGGCCGCTGGAGCCCATTGCGAGAAAGATACCCAGGCCCCGGCGGAGGTGGTCGCTTCCCCGGTGGCACATGCCACGGAAACGGCCGCTGCGATAGAAACGATAGAAACAAAGCCGGCAAATGTTTCCGCTCCTTTTGGGGCTTCCCTCCACCAAAGGCCAATCCGGTGGGGGTTCCTCTTTTTTGATACCCCTTCCCGGGATGCCTGGTATGACCGGTCAGGCCTCCGGCCTGGTCCCGCTCAAGAGAAATCGGAATGGCTTACGGCGGGACAGGAGCTTTCCTGCGTGATTCAGGTTCTTTCCTCCCATTCTGATGTGGTGGAAGGGGCGGCCAACCTTTTCAGGATGCTCCATCATTTTGATGAACGGGGGGTATCCTGTATTTTCGCCGAGCGGGTCCCCAACCGGGGCGTTGGGGTCGCGGTGAATGACCGACTCTTTAAGGCCCGGGGGGCGGCGAAGAGAGGGGGAAGGGAATGA
- a CDS encoding GNAT family N-acetyltransferase has product MAIPYIKPLTPELEDRIRRNPSLNIDSFIVPTPYVLDQGLEKDLDHSFVWEEEREILGYIEVWSNPLKKCFYIYKQVTSPFGRSKGIGSAFLAHLASILPEDAEIGLYVWERQTEILSFYLRRGFHEEERINWRALTFIKLRSVARDVKEIVPKVGFLSGTAEELGKIRHDAKKAIRLIADMAGALTAENCSRIIEDINRETTALINTLNLFRDSVQRFRTVNLKELIVDRIIPMIDHSPVPCTLTLRFAPNVGEARAHYVEVGRALVNLVSNALDAIKAAGRPGELTIGLEESAGWIILTVEDNGTGIEEQRLQKGPDGMPSFVGISTKGPLGEGQGTRQIYTTFGADNITVHSERGKGTRWKIRLPRASGSEENTYAQLETRLAEFKALGVEHRPGPTSSKAEISAHLWRLRKLEILIWDLILQFSRKNNVRDLYRLFLATLHGAIELAQFKGNLSQFRIDEENLRLWLTEAVHILCREEGALTFLAGQTLYQGIRFKAYGQAVDRTVVFTLNPFTGVFGATDRKLAEHADFVPYLGEQRDRLLRGEFFGDVENPSTPIQLGVWEINSIEDGRRKAALVQRACQTLRDFGVPGDKKILFYETTWRRCGIDLDTGRPRTLKAIAELKEHELGDLLTQIDDELTDFVSTD; this is encoded by the coding sequence ATGGCAATCCCCTATATAAAACCCCTTACCCCAGAATTAGAAGACCGGATCCGACGGAACCCGAGCCTCAATATCGATAGTTTCATTGTACCCACCCCGTACGTTCTGGATCAGGGACTTGAAAAAGATCTGGACCATTCCTTCGTATGGGAAGAGGAACGGGAAATTCTAGGGTATATCGAAGTCTGGTCTAATCCATTAAAAAAATGTTTTTACATCTACAAACAGGTTACCAGTCCCTTTGGCAGGAGCAAAGGCATCGGGTCCGCCTTTCTTGCCCACCTGGCGTCGATACTGCCGGAGGATGCCGAAATAGGCTTGTATGTATGGGAACGGCAAACCGAAATTCTTTCGTTCTATCTCAGACGGGGGTTCCATGAAGAAGAACGGATCAACTGGCGGGCCCTTACCTTCATAAAACTCCGCTCCGTGGCCAGGGATGTAAAGGAAATCGTCCCTAAAGTGGGCTTTCTTTCCGGGACCGCGGAAGAGCTTGGCAAGATTCGCCACGATGCTAAAAAAGCGATCCGCCTTATTGCGGATATGGCCGGGGCCCTGACCGCAGAAAACTGCTCCCGGATCATTGAAGACATTAACCGGGAAACCACGGCCCTGATCAACACCTTAAACCTTTTTCGGGACTCGGTGCAGCGCTTTAGAACGGTAAACCTTAAGGAACTCATCGTGGACCGCATCATCCCCATGATCGACCATTCGCCGGTCCCCTGTACGCTGACGCTCCGCTTTGCCCCCAACGTGGGAGAAGCCCGGGCCCATTACGTCGAAGTGGGTCGAGCCCTGGTAAACCTGGTGTCCAATGCCCTGGATGCCATAAAAGCCGCTGGTCGTCCCGGGGAACTTACCATCGGGCTTGAAGAATCGGCGGGCTGGATTATTCTGACCGTGGAAGACAATGGCACGGGCATCGAAGAACAGCGTTTACAAAAGGGGCCCGATGGGATGCCCTCCTTTGTAGGTATCAGCACCAAGGGTCCCCTGGGCGAAGGCCAAGGGACCCGACAGATTTACACCACCTTTGGGGCCGATAACATCACCGTCCACAGCGAACGGGGCAAGGGCACCCGCTGGAAGATTCGCCTGCCCCGGGCCAGCGGCTCAGAAGAAAACACCTATGCCCAACTAGAAACCCGCCTGGCCGAATTCAAGGCCCTGGGGGTAGAGCACCGACCGGGCCCCACCAGCAGCAAGGCGGAAATTTCGGCCCATCTCTGGCGACTCCGGAAGCTGGAAATTCTTATCTGGGACCTGATTCTGCAGTTTTCCCGAAAGAACAATGTCCGGGACCTGTATCGACTTTTTTTGGCCACCCTTCATGGGGCCATAGAACTTGCCCAGTTTAAGGGAAACCTCTCTCAATTTCGTATCGATGAAGAAAACCTCCGGCTCTGGCTTACCGAAGCGGTACATATCCTGTGTCGGGAAGAGGGGGCCCTTACGTTTCTTGCGGGTCAGACCCTTTACCAGGGGATTCGATTTAAAGCCTATGGCCAGGCGGTAGACCGAACCGTGGTCTTTACCCTGAATCCCTTTACGGGCGTCTTCGGTGCCACCGACCGAAAACTCGCGGAACACGCCGATTTTGTCCCCTACCTTGGGGAACAACGGGATAGACTTTTGCGGGGCGAGTTTTTTGGGGATGTAGAAAATCCAAGCACCCCCATTCAACTCGGGGTATGGGAAATTAACTCTATCGAAGATGGGCGGCGGAAAGCGGCCCTCGTCCAGCGGGCCTGTCAAACCCTGCGGGACTTTGGGGTGCCGGGGGACAAAAAAATCCTTTTTTACGAGACCACCTGGCGGCGTTGCGGCATCGATCTTGATACGGGCCGTCCCCGTACTCTGAAAGCCATCGCCGAACTAAAAGAGCATGAACTGGGCGATCTCCTTACCCAGATAGATGATGAACTTACTGATTTTGTAAGCACCGACTAA
- a CDS encoding ABC transporter permease has translation MNKTALQKIQDFIQDFGWPRLIIALFVVVLFLIAPFVGVRLDASLQDVIARFGQNGVMVLALVPMMQAGAGLNFGLPVGIIAGLLGSTLSMEFGFTGWLGFGMAIVLSLPFSLLFGWLYGVLLNKVKGEEMTIAMYVGFSLVTFMAILWIILPYHNPAMVWGYAGKGLRTTITLDGYWARILNNFLALRITPSFTLPTGTILFFILLAFGMWLFMRSKTGTALTAVGSNPDFARAGGVSIDRMRLISVIVSTIYGAIGILVYQQSYGFIQVYNAPLFMAFPAVAAILLGGASLHKASIMNVVVGTFLFQGILTMTPSVINSLMQTDMSEVLRILISNGMIIYALTRKTRVTK, from the coding sequence ATGAACAAAACAGCGCTGCAAAAGATACAAGATTTTATCCAAGATTTCGGTTGGCCCCGCCTTATTATTGCCCTTTTTGTGGTGGTTCTTTTTTTGATAGCTCCCTTTGTAGGGGTTCGACTTGATGCTTCGCTTCAGGACGTGATTGCCCGTTTTGGACAAAACGGCGTGATGGTCCTGGCCCTGGTACCCATGATGCAAGCCGGAGCAGGCCTTAACTTTGGGCTTCCTGTTGGTATTATCGCGGGCCTTTTAGGGTCGACCCTCTCCATGGAATTCGGTTTTACTGGTTGGCTTGGCTTTGGCATGGCTATAGTACTGAGTTTACCCTTTTCCCTGTTGTTTGGTTGGCTCTATGGGGTGCTTCTTAACAAGGTAAAGGGAGAAGAAATGACCATTGCCATGTACGTAGGGTTCTCCCTTGTTACTTTCATGGCAATTTTATGGATAATTCTTCCCTACCACAATCCTGCCATGGTGTGGGGATATGCGGGAAAGGGGTTACGAACCACTATCACCCTAGATGGATATTGGGCCCGCATCTTAAATAATTTCCTGGCCCTCAGGATTACCCCCTCTTTTACCTTGCCGACGGGAACCATTCTGTTTTTTATCCTTCTTGCTTTTGGCATGTGGCTCTTCATGCGCAGCAAAACAGGCACTGCCCTCACAGCAGTAGGTTCCAACCCCGATTTTGCCCGGGCCGGTGGGGTTTCCATCGATCGGATGCGTCTTATTAGTGTCATAGTCTCTACCATTTACGGAGCCATTGGGATACTTGTGTATCAGCAGAGTTATGGGTTTATTCAGGTATACAATGCGCCCCTTTTCATGGCGTTCCCGGCGGTGGCAGCAATCCTCCTGGGTGGGGCTTCTCTCCACAAGGCAAGCATTATGAATGTAGTGGTTGGAACCTTCCTTTTTCAGGGGATCCTTACGATGACCCCCTCGGTTATTAACAGCCTGATGCAAACAGACATGTCAGAGGTACTTCGGATTCTTATCTCCAATGGGATGATTATTTATGCCCTCACACGAAAAACAAGGGTAACAAAATGA
- a CDS encoding Uma2 family endonuclease, translating into MPETHGTSALKEGERFTIADWKSWPPNERWELISGVAYNMSPAPRVSHQEKAGDLFGELRDYLKGKPCQVFIAPLDVFLEEASDTRDTVVEPDVLVVCDPTKVQEDGIHGAPDFIAEVLSESTAHKDLGIKRELYERVGVREYWIIHSDTGFVYQYVWNNGRFGPVREYRPGEVVQSVVFPDFFWTCPPSTFSLPR; encoded by the coding sequence ATGCCAGAGACCCATGGGACAAGTGCCCTGAAAGAAGGTGAACGGTTTACCATAGCGGACTGGAAATCCTGGCCCCCCAACGAACGGTGGGAGCTTATTTCGGGTGTAGCCTACAACATGAGTCCTGCCCCCCGGGTTTCTCATCAGGAGAAGGCAGGGGATTTGTTTGGAGAATTGCGGGATTACCTTAAAGGTAAGCCCTGTCAGGTGTTTATTGCTCCCCTGGATGTATTTTTAGAGGAAGCCTCCGATACGAGGGACACGGTGGTAGAACCGGATGTATTGGTTGTATGTGACCCTACCAAGGTACAGGAAGATGGTATTCATGGGGCCCCTGATTTTATTGCGGAGGTCCTTTCGGAAAGCACAGCCCACAAGGACCTGGGAATAAAGCGGGAACTCTACGAACGGGTAGGGGTGCGGGAATACTGGATAATTCATTCCGATACGGGCTTTGTGTATCAATATGTATGGAACAATGGTCGCTTTGGCCCTGTTCGAGAATATCGCCCTGGCGAGGTGGTCCAGAGCGTGGTGTTTCCCGATTTTTTCTGGACCTGTCCTCCCTCCACGTTTTCTCTTCCCCGGTGA
- a CDS encoding HAD-IA family hydrolase, translated as MISYILFDLDNTLYSSRYGLEQATAERIRQFTVQFLGLPEEEALARRQARLPYYGTTLEWLMAEEGLTDVEAYHRFIHPEGEEAPLAPDPRLKEFLKSIPLPLAVLTNSPMEHAERVIKRLELEGIFTHIFDIRWNNHKGKPHEGAFRRVVRALGKEISEVLFVDDYPTYVEGYIRLGGPAVLVDEEDLHPEVPYPRIRSIYELAPYWQHQEQK; from the coding sequence ATGATTTCTTATATCCTCTTCGATCTGGACAATACCCTCTATTCCAGCCGATACGGGCTTGAACAGGCCACAGCCGAACGGATCCGTCAGTTTACCGTCCAATTCTTAGGCCTTCCTGAAGAAGAAGCCCTGGCGCGACGACAGGCCCGCCTTCCCTACTATGGTACAACTCTGGAGTGGCTCATGGCCGAAGAGGGCCTTACCGATGTGGAAGCATATCATCGATTTATCCATCCAGAAGGAGAAGAGGCTCCCCTGGCGCCCGATCCCCGGCTTAAGGAATTCCTAAAATCCATTCCCCTGCCCCTGGCGGTACTTACCAATTCTCCCATGGAACATGCAGAACGGGTCATCAAACGGCTCGAACTGGAAGGAATCTTTACCCATATCTTTGACATTCGCTGGAACAATCATAAGGGGAAGCCCCACGAAGGGGCCTTTCGTCGGGTGGTTCGAGCCCTGGGGAAAGAAATTTCCGAAGTGCTCTTCGTAGATGATTATCCTACCTATGTAGAGGGCTATATACGACTCGGAGGCCCGGCGGTCCTGGTGGATGAAGAAGACCTGCACCCCGAGGTTCCCTATCCCCGCATCCGCAGCATCTACGAACTGGCCCCCTATTGGCAACACCAGGAGCAGAAATAA
- a CDS encoding DUF6672 family protein: MNTAASFSANQGGSQKVLLRRVVIRVFLVCAWLLLGVYLFITYRAHTILLDNNKGIPEKAISPLSRIRIQIDNQKPIELAPNERDKVMVVGRTHRIIVTETGQTSPLVEKTISLAIGPDIYLLSVPALVAGSEEALTPFVQEIVRPKEEETPPSESAPF; the protein is encoded by the coding sequence ATGAACACCGCTGCTTCTTTTTCGGCTAACCAGGGCGGATCACAGAAAGTTCTCCTTCGTCGCGTGGTCATCCGGGTGTTTCTGGTATGTGCATGGCTACTGTTAGGGGTATATCTTTTTATTACCTATCGGGCCCATACGATACTGCTCGATAATAATAAGGGGATTCCTGAAAAGGCCATTTCTCCCCTTTCCCGCATACGGATTCAGATTGATAATCAAAAACCTATTGAACTAGCCCCAAACGAACGGGACAAAGTAATGGTAGTGGGCCGGACCCATCGCATCATTGTTACTGAAACAGGACAGACATCTCCTCTTGTGGAAAAGACTATTAGTCTTGCGATAGGGCCCGATATCTATCTTCTTTCAGTACCAGCCCTTGTCGCAGGTTCGGAAGAAGCTCTCACCCCCTTTGTCCAGGAGATAGTACGGCCTAAAGAAGAAGAAACACCCCCCAGCGAAAGCGCTCCCTTCTGA
- a CDS encoding ABC transporter permease, with the protein MKGHAILHRVANQAVVVIFLTITLLAIPVSGLPLPSIIQEIVTRMGRNAFLVFSLILPIMAGMGINFGMVLGAMAGQIGLIFAVDWNIVGVPGLIFASLIGVPLAAILGALAGAVLNRARGREMVTGYILGFFMDGFYQLVVLYLMGSVIPVHSPAITLSRGYGIRNTLNLDSVRQSLDKLLNIQIGGIRFPLANYLVIFFLCLFILWFKRTKLGQDMRAVGQDERVAHAAGIPVERTRIVAIIMSTILACLGQIIFLQNMGNMATYNAHKQTGFFAAAAILVGGASVTRATISNVFIGTLLLHLMYIVVPRAGTNLFGSAMIGEFFRDAFSYAIIALALVIHAWRKRAKAEQERSLLRGNIIARDGTNGTNPSPTALYGQNQGESL; encoded by the coding sequence ATGAAAGGTCATGCTATATTACATCGAGTCGCCAATCAGGCGGTGGTAGTCATATTTCTTACTATTACGTTGCTTGCAATCCCTGTGTCAGGGCTCCCCCTCCCCTCTATTATTCAAGAAATTGTAACCCGGATGGGCCGAAATGCCTTTTTGGTCTTCAGCCTTATCCTTCCCATCATGGCGGGGATGGGAATTAATTTTGGCATGGTCCTTGGTGCCATGGCAGGCCAGATAGGTCTTATTTTTGCAGTGGACTGGAACATTGTAGGGGTTCCGGGTCTTATTTTTGCAAGTCTCATTGGGGTACCCCTGGCGGCCATACTGGGGGCCCTTGCAGGGGCGGTACTCAATCGGGCCCGGGGGCGGGAAATGGTAACCGGTTATATCCTGGGCTTCTTTATGGATGGCTTTTATCAACTGGTAGTACTCTATCTGATGGGCTCAGTAATACCTGTTCATTCTCCTGCCATTACCCTTTCTCGGGGATATGGGATCCGTAATACCCTGAATCTGGATAGCGTCCGCCAATCTTTGGATAAACTCCTCAATATACAGATCGGCGGGATCCGCTTTCCTCTGGCAAATTATCTTGTAATATTCTTTCTCTGTCTTTTTATTCTATGGTTTAAACGAACAAAACTGGGACAGGACATGCGGGCCGTTGGACAAGATGAACGGGTGGCCCACGCAGCCGGTATTCCAGTGGAGCGGACCCGCATCGTAGCCATCATTATGAGTACTATTCTGGCATGCCTCGGACAGATTATATTCCTCCAGAATATGGGAAACATGGCCACCTACAATGCCCACAAACAAACAGGCTTTTTTGCCGCTGCCGCAATTCTCGTAGGAGGCGCTTCTGTTACACGGGCTACCATTTCCAATGTGTTTATCGGAACCCTCCTCTTACACCTCATGTACATTGTGGTCCCCCGGGCAGGGACAAACCTCTTCGGCTCTGCCATGATCGGAGAGTTTTTTCGGGACGCCTTTAGTTATGCCATCATTGCCCTTGCACTGGTAATCCACGCATGGCGAAAGCGGGCTAAGGCAGAACAGGAACGGTCCCTTCTGCGGGGAAATATTATAGCCAGGGACGGGACAAATGGTACCAATCCATCACCTACAGCCCTGTATGGGCAGAATCAGGGAGAAAGCCTATGA
- a CDS encoding YfcE family phosphodiesterase, with product MAAPTLLVISDTHGDTETLALVLSWAKQQNAIGALVFNGDGAADLPIAIAKTGYRPPAIHMVRGNGDGDPRLPLVETITVGKRRLLLTHGHVQAVHDGLDRLVAAAQAMEVEGVLYGHTHRPFWEEIGGRLFLNPGSLGKPRGKEGPTFATIEIPATGWFIIQYYHIAEGPFGGRTIKKIDLFGSP from the coding sequence ATGGCAGCACCAACGCTTTTGGTTATTTCAGACACCCATGGAGACACGGAGACCCTGGCCCTGGTCCTGAGCTGGGCAAAACAGCAGAATGCCATAGGGGCCCTCGTTTTTAACGGGGATGGCGCCGCCGACCTTCCCATCGCCATTGCTAAAACAGGGTACCGCCCCCCGGCGATCCATATGGTGCGGGGGAACGGGGACGGGGATCCCCGCCTTCCCCTGGTAGAAACTATAACCGTCGGAAAGCGCCGCCTCCTTCTTACCCATGGGCATGTACAGGCGGTTCACGATGGGCTTGATCGGCTTGTCGCTGCGGCCCAGGCCATGGAAGTAGAGGGGGTGCTCTATGGTCACACCCATCGGCCCTTCTGGGAAGAAATCGGAGGGCGGCTTTTTCTAAACCCCGGCAGCCTTGGCAAACCCCGGGGAAAAGAGGGCCCAACCTTTGCAACTATTGAAATACCCGCCACTGGATGGTTTATCATTCAGTACTACCATATTGCGGAAGGCCCCTTTGGAGGAAGGACGATTAAGAAAATCGACCTTTTTGGGTCCCCCTGA
- a CDS encoding YgjV family protein, translated as MNTVIEWFGLAASVIVAISLMMKNLVRLRLVNLVGSAAFALYGLLIHAWPVFLLNTFIVLVNGFYLWTMKQDSQRPETFELLELSPKDPYVEHFVDFYREDIRKFFPSFTGIPTDDPEVRLCFILRQTVPVSLVVYKKNASGEVTILLDYAVPAYRDLKNARFFFEQALRRIAEGASVVHATAEVPVHGAYLRKIGFAPVDSDEATQRYTKKL; from the coding sequence ATGAATACGGTGATTGAATGGTTTGGGCTTGCTGCTTCGGTGATAGTAGCCATCAGTCTTATGATGAAAAATCTCGTACGGTTGCGACTGGTGAATTTAGTGGGTTCCGCAGCCTTTGCCCTGTATGGCCTCCTGATTCACGCCTGGCCGGTGTTTCTCCTCAATACCTTTATTGTGCTGGTGAATGGGTTTTACCTGTGGACCATGAAACAGGATAGCCAAAGGCCGGAAACCTTCGAGCTTTTAGAGCTCTCTCCGAAGGATCCCTATGTAGAGCATTTTGTGGACTTTTACCGGGAGGACATTCGGAAATTCTTCCCTTCCTTTACGGGGATTCCCACCGATGATCCTGAGGTACGGCTCTGTTTTATCCTCCGGCAGACCGTCCCGGTATCCCTGGTGGTATATAAAAAGAATGCCTCTGGGGAAGTGACAATCCTCCTTGATTATGCGGTGCCGGCCTATCGGGATCTAAAGAATGCCCGTTTCTTTTTTGAACAGGCCCTGCGTCGTATTGCGGAAGGCGCTTCGGTGGTGCATGCCACGGCGGAGGTCCCTGTCCACGGGGCGTACCTTAGAAAAATAGGATTTGCCCCTGTAGATAGCGATGAGGCGACCCAGCGGTACACTAAGAAACTGTAA